Within Wyeomyia smithii strain HCP4-BCI-WySm-NY-G18 chromosome 2, ASM2978416v1, whole genome shotgun sequence, the genomic segment GTTGTTGAACTATAGTAATTTTCTTATAAATATCCTTAATATCCTTACTTTTCGTGTAATATTTTTCTCAACTATTTCATCTGAAATGCTCTTCACATCCCCCCTTAAAAGCTAAAAATGATTGATTGTTTCTAgctgctttgaaaaaaaaatatcaaaacatatTAATTGTTAGTCGTTTCTCCTTAAACTTAAATACTAACCTGTAAAATATATGCTTTCACAGGATAAACAAACCACGTTCGTATTACGAAGGTATCCTACCATTGCTAAACGGGGTACTGCTCCCCGGAGGTTCAACCTGGTTCAATCAATCAAATGGTTACGCCGATGCCGGACGTCACATCTACGACATCGCTACGCAGCTAAACTATGATGGAAGCTATTTTCCGATTTGGGGCACATGTCTAGGTTTCGAACTACTCACATATCTCGCTGTTAACGGGACCGAACATCGTGCTCATTGCAGTTCCAACAACCAAGGTCTGCCGCTGAAGTTCGAGATAGACTTTCGAAAAAGTCGTATGTTCGGATCGGCTCCCGATGATGTCGTCGAAATACTGGCCAGCGAGCCTGTCACTCCAAACTTTCACCAGTACTGTGTAACTCAGAGGAACTTCACTGCCCTTAATTTGAGCCATGATTGGAGAGTGATGTCTACAAACCAGGACTGGAACGGTCTGCAGTTTATTTCCACCATAGAGCACAAAACGTAACATTTCCTTCGTCATCTTATTCAGGAATCattagtttgttattttttttctagtttgccatTCTACGGTATTCAGTTCCATCCGGAGAAGAACATTTACGAGTGGGTCCGTAACAAAAACATCTCGCACACTCCGGACGCTATCAAAGCTGCCCAGTATTTCGCGAATTTTTTCGTCGATGAAGCCCGCAAAAGTGACCAGCATTTCACCAGCCAGAGCGACCTCGATAGGCATGTGATCTACAATTTCCCCGCCTATTTTACTGGTTTGAAAAATTCGGCGTTTGAGCAGTGCTACTTGTTCCTAGGTAATGTTACTTATTTGGATGAAATTCCACCGATCTATACTCCAAACCACCCGGATGATGACGGGGCTGAATTGGCTGGGCACGGGAAAAATTGCTCTTCGGCATCAGGTGTGTATATCACTAACAGCATGCAAGTCACTGGTTTATTAGAAGCAGTGGCCTACGTATATACATTATTAACTACCTTAGATTGAcgaatttcatttttcagtATTATAATCCATTTTTCCCTGGTTCTATTTATTAAAGGATAATCGATTTGGTTCCTGTTGTGAAGTGGTTAAAAAAAGCATGATGTACTTTTTTGGACATTCGAAACCTAACAGTTGCGTATTATTTCACTAAACTAATTAATCAAACTGCTGTCAAACATAAAAACGCGTGTATGTACTGTTCAAATATAATGTAAATTTCAACCctaaaattaacaaattaaagCTTGCTTAAATGTAATTTGTACAGAATATTCCCTGTTCCAGCATGTGAGAGTTTTGAAAACGATATTAAATATCACTTTGTGTATATTATCATACATTGAAAGGCCATGGACCTTTGCCTGGGAAAAAATTCACGCCATACTAGCGAAATGAGTAATCCGCTATAATTTTATTTCAGAACAAAAATACGTAGAAAGAAAGAAGCCaaagtgcagcaaacaaaagtGCAAACAATAATCGATGTGCACTGAAGTCGGCTGTGAAACAAGAAATTTAAATTAATTGAATCAATTATGATAACACTGGAGCCGTGCGATTGGGGGTACGCCCAATCATActgcgaaaaaaataacaatacactgATGCCGACCTCGATGACTTCATAGTATTTTATTTGCCTTAATTAAAGCATATCATGGGATAACTTTTCTAGTTATTGGCGTTATAAATATCATCCGAAACCCGGCCCTTGTCTATCAATCACACTCACAATCAATCAAATAAATGTATAACTAAAAAAAACCACTGCGACCTATTTTTGATCTATTATGTATTATAAACCGCTTCAATCGCTTTTTCCTTTCTTTAGTTTTTAAAGCGCTCGATGAAATTCCACAAAAAGGTTCTGGACCAAAACATATGGTAAACGACCCTTTTAATTTCCTTCGATTTCATAGTGCAGCTGTCGAACCGAGAGGATTTATTTTCTCACTGGTTTAGCCACTCTAGAATTCAGGGTACTAGGGGCTACCTGACTGGCGCAGAAAGTGCGAAAATATAAATTCCCGCATTTTATTAAAGCATGCATGTTCGCCCATGGGGCTGAATTTACTGATAGCTGCACCTTTGAATTCCGCACTCGTGGATTCGTTAATTCGTCTGTGTAAAAGTTATTCAGCCTTTACAAATTCTACAGTTGAATCATCTAATGAACTGGAAGACTGGGTGAAGTAATGTATCCAGAGCCGgatgggggcccggggcccagttttaagtgggggccccaaaataaaacaaaatcgttttttatcgtacgagtacGAGATTTGGACCAGAGGTTTTGAAAGATATCTGCAACTGCTCAAAAACCGTAaagtttttcttgatatctgaaaacaAAAACCTACCGcattgcgatccacaggcaaaaatttgcgcACAATTTGATaaaaactgcgcaaatataaggggACCCtcacaataatctacagaaactaggaaaaaactacgcacatctgcaggtcaataaaatcttaaaaatatgcattttgcaaagcacatctggtatccctgattcggacaaataagcaacagcaatgcattaaaaaaaacttgtgggctattttctttttctgctTTACCTCCGATGCGCGCTGGTGCATTCGCGTTGAcgatgttgctgatatttgtttggttttcgcatgcgaaaaagaaggaagggaatgtttttgcttttgtcatcacgcacattttgacaattacataagAGAGTTCACgcaggtgcgaacagccttaaaaatctctttcaacgcgaataacccgaattccaagggaatccaaggtgaactcgcaaaaaaactgaagaaaagtttcagattgaaatggtctgttcgaaTTTTCTTGCTATGAATCGAACTTTTGATGGAATCTATTTTTCGATACaaactttttctcgatttgtggggccccaaaaatgcccccccccccccttaaatccggctctgaatgTATCTAAGACTTTTGACTGACTACTTTTCATAACTACACAAATCTTTAATGCACAAGAATTTTTCTGGCGCCAACTCGAGGCGATAGAATGTATTTCCACACTAGTTTGAGTGCCTCACTATCGCAAAACCTCTtgtattggtgcttattacaggagtcacttcacggtgaaatcagagtgaagtgaataaagtcctattacgggactcacgtaagtgagaaaaacgtcgcaaggtgacatctgccgtgaaatctgggttattatgagtgtcatatgagtgaagtggaaacggaaaaagcgacgtttcgagtggaattatttcacgaccattttgaacggtggaaTGATTTCACAAAGATAGggaagtttaaaaatcgattgatttgtaatctagtgataatatatatgggattcattttccagtaacaaggttaatctttttttctttgaaaaaaatcgactctctgggacttacacATTTTTGTGCTGCGGCTAATGGAACGCAAGGGAAAAatttaccttcgaatttcgtttagcaggtagggctcaaaagtttccgcttgtcgaaaaatgtcctcatacaaaatttcagctcaatcgactttccgggacttagaaatttttgagctaggAAACTCGCatatttcacttgtcctattctctttttcacttcactgtcaatcccACTCCACGGAGGCggtttttgtcacctcacttgaggtggaatcgggaataggtctcaaaaggTAAAGTGagcgtgaaatatatttcaccgtgaattgactcccgtaataagcaccattatgaATTCTATGGTAATTTGATGGTTTGAAATAAATGTAGATAAACGCTGAtcacatatttttcagaatACATAGATTTACTCACCGCGTAGAATTTAATATCATCACAGGGTACTTAAATTACGGTTCAAACGTTATAATCATTATCATTCCTATCTTTCAATCGTTACGGTTCAACGAATGTTATTGaacaaatttttattattgttaaaaATTTGACAATAATTTTTATAATCTCGAGAAACTAGAGCTCAGGTGTGAGCTAGGCAATGTAATCGGCTAAACACTTGGCCAAAATGATTTCCACAAATAGATCGTACACTCAGGAAATAAATAAATGCATTATAATAACTATAATGCGTTTTCGCAAAGTTGGTTTATTCAACCTCCTACCCATTAGTTCCTGTGTAACACTTGCGTCGTCTTTGCTACACACTTTCGTTCACTCTTTCTTCAATTTATGGTCGTTTTTAAAAACTTTCCTTGTTTTCTGAAGCTTATCCTGCATGATTGCCCAGAATTTTTCTATAAGGCGAAGTTCTGGCTGATCGTTGATTTCGTACCACTCCATCACCGGTTTCACGTAATGGCACGttgccagatccggccaaaacgtTGGACTTCATATGTTTGACCGTTGATGGTGCCGTTCGTTATTCACGGCTTCCGGAATTTGCCGTACCCGCCTAAAATACCAAGTATTTCTTGTCAAATTTGTCAACCTTCTTCAACCAGAACATCCAGGCGGGGCTTGCCGAAGCATAACTTCAGCCCGGTTATGTACTTGACGTCCGCTCCAATGTACGTCTCGTCATCCATTACGATGCAATTTCGGCTGAACCAATCACTCGTGGTACAGTTTTCTAGAGTGCGATGAGCCCACCGTATCCTGTTTATCGGTTCGGTTAGGTGCCTTCCTTTCATTGAAGACATAAGGTCCGCTTCATTGTCTGCTGGACAATCCAGGCAAAAGAATTGACCTTCTTGGCCACGTCCTGAATGAAAAGGTTTGGATTGCGCTTGAAGTAATTCCTCATCTTGCTTGCCTCTACGAActcttattaaaaattttatc encodes:
- the LOC129724646 gene encoding gamma-glutamyl hydrolase-like isoform X3; translation: MMAWKLLVFCLALLGNKAIVETATIIDSGERAVKVRLNEEPVIGILAQEMSYSLAAKYEEDFESYIAASYVKFIEGAGARAVPIWINKPRSYYEGILPLLNGVLLPGGSTWFNQSNGYADAGRHIYDIATQLNYDGSYFPIWGTCLGFELLTYLAVNGTEHRAHCSSNNQGLPLKFEIDFRKSRMFGSAPDDVVEILASEPVTPNFHQYCVTQRNFTALNLSHDWRVMSTNQDWNGLQFISTIEHKTLPFYGIQFHPEKNIYEWVRNKNISHTPDAIKAAQYFANFFVDEARKSDQHFTSQSDLDRHVIYNFPAYFTGLKNSAFEQCYLFLGNVTYLDEIPPIYTPNHPDDDGAELAGHGKNCSSASG
- the LOC129724646 gene encoding gamma-glutamyl hydrolase-like isoform X4, with the translated sequence MMAWKLLVFCLALLGNKAIVETATIIDSGERAVKVRLNEEPVIGILAQEMSYSLAAKYEEDFESYIAASYVKFIEGAGARAVPIWINKPRSYYEGILPLLNGVLLPGGSTWFNQSNGYADAGRHIYDIATQLNYDGSYFPIWGTCLGFELLTYLAVNGTEHRAHCSSNNQGLPLKFEIDFRKSRMFGSAPDDVVEILASEPVTPNFHQYCVTQRNFTALNLSHDWRVMSTNQDWNGLQFISTIEHKTLPFYGIQFHPEKNIYEWVRNKNISHTPDAIKAAQYFANFFVDEARKSDQHFTSQSDLDRHVIYNFPAYFTGLKNSAFEQCYLFLEQKYVERKKPKCSKQKCKQ
- the LOC129724646 gene encoding gamma-glutamyl hydrolase-like isoform X2, with product MMAWKLLVFCLALLGNKAIVETATIIDSGERAVKVRLNEEPVIGILAQEMSYSLAAKYEEDFESYIAASYVKFIEGAGARAVPIWINKPRSYYEGILPLLNGVLLPGGSTWFNQSNGYADAGRHIYDIATQLNYDGSYFPIWGTCLGFELLTYLAVNGTEHRAHCSSNNQGLPLKFEIDFRKSRMFGSAPDDVVEILASEPVTPNFHQYCVTQRNFTALNLSHDWRVMSTNQDWNGLQFISTIEHKTLPFYGIQFHPEKNIYEWVRNKNISHTPDAIKAAQYFANFFVDEARKSDQHFTSQSDLDRHVIYNFPAYFTGLKNSAFEQCYLFLGNVTYLDEIPPIYTPNHPDDDGAELAGHGKNCSSASVL
- the LOC129724646 gene encoding gamma-glutamyl hydrolase-like isoform X1, which gives rise to MMAWKLLVFCLALLGNKAIVETATIIDSGERAVKVRLNEEPVIGILAQEMSYSLAAKYEEDFESYIAASYVKFIEGAGARAVPIWINKPRSYYEGILPLLNGVLLPGGSTWFNQSNGYADAGRHIYDIATQLNYDGSYFPIWGTCLGFELLTYLAVNGTEHRAHCSSNNQGLPLKFEIDFRKSRMFGSAPDDVVEILASEPVTPNFHQYCVTQRNFTALNLSHDWRVMSTNQDWNGLQFISTIEHKTLPFYGIQFHPEKNIYEWVRNKNISHTPDAIKAAQYFANFFVDEARKSDQHFTSQSDLDRHVIYNFPAYFTGLKNSAFEQCYLFLGNVTYLDEIPPIYTPNHPDDDGAELAGHGKNCSSASEQKYVERKKPKCSKQKCKQ